From a region of the Zingiber officinale cultivar Zhangliang chromosome 10B, Zo_v1.1, whole genome shotgun sequence genome:
- the LOC122029878 gene encoding protein LURP-one-related 8-like — protein sequence MTKVHPNASPADPIRSESKSSCGGGGKEGEAVVFTVWRKSLLFNGNGFTVFDATGNLVFRVENYSSGSGNEIVLMDAAGKPLLTIRRKKLSLGDRWLIYNGEESTNPQFAIKKHTSFWLSKAIARVTPCTPGAKACLTYDIEGSYSERCCTIYDNNRQKMAEIKRKESAQGIPLGLDVFRLIVELEFDSSLAMAVVILLEQMFGSRGSLLRG from the exons ATGACGAAGGTCCACCCGAACGCCTCTCCGGCGGATCCTATCAGATCTGAATCTAAATCTTCCTGTGGAGGCGGAGGAAAGGAGGGGGAGGCGGTAGTCTTTACCGTGTGGCGGAAATCTCTCCTCTTCAATGGGAATGGGTTCACGGTGTTCGACGCAACGGGAAATTTGGTGTTTCGAGTTGAAAACTACTCGTCGGGGAGTGGGAATGAGATCGTTCTCATGGACGCCGCCGGCAAGCCGTTGCTCACCATCCGGAGAAAG AAGTTGAGTCTTGGAGATCGCTGGCTGATTTACAATGGCGAAGAGAGCACCAATCCTCAGTTTGCCATCAAGAAGCACACGAGCTTCTGGCTCTCCAAAGCAATAGCACGAGTGACCCCATGCACTCCTGGCGCCAAGGCATGCCTCACCTATGACATTGAGGGCTCCTATTCGGAGCGATGTTGCACCATCTATGACAACAACAGACAGAAGATGGCAGAGATCAAGAGGAAGGAATCTGCCCAAGGCATTCCCCTCGGCCTTGATGTCTTCCGACTAATCGTGGAGTTAGAATTTGACTCATCTCTAGCAATGGCTGTAGTGATACTTCTGGAGCAAATGTTTGGATCCAGAGGATCACTCTTGAGAGGTTGA
- the LOC122028635 gene encoding histone H3.3 produces the protein MARTKQTARKSTGGKAPRKQLATKAARKSAPTTGGVKKPHRYRPGTVALREIRKYQKSTELLIRKLPFQRLVREIAQDFKTDLRFQSHAVLALQEAAEAYLVGLFEDTNLCAIHAKRVTIMPKDIQLARRIRGERA, from the exons ATGGCTCGTACGAAGCAGACCGCCCGCAAGTCTACCGGCGGCAAGGCGCCTCGGAAGCAGCTCGCCACCAAG GCGGCGAGGAAATCGGCCCCTACGACCGGCGGTGTGAAGAAACCCCATAGGTATCGTCCCGGGACGGTCGCTCTCCGTGAGATCCGTAAGTACCAGAAGAGCACGGAGCTGCTCATCCGTAAGCTTCCGTTCCAGCGGCTGGTTCGCGAGATCGCGCAGGATTTCAAGACCGATCTGCGTTTCCAGAGCCACGCCGTCCTGGCTCTTCAGGAAGCTGCTGAGGCGTACCTGGTGGGGCTCTTCGAAGATACCAATCTCTGTGCCATCCATGCGAAGCGCGTGACGATCATGCCAAAGGACATCCAGCTTGCTCGCCGGATCCGCGGTGAACGCGCTTAA
- the LOC122028634 gene encoding histone H3.3, with the protein MARTKQTARKSTGGKAPRKQLATKAARKSAPTTGGVKKPHRYRPGTVALREIRKYQKSTELLIRKLPFQRLVREIAQDFKTDLRFQSHAVLALQEAAEAYLVGLFEDTNLCAIHAKRVTIMPKDIQLARRIRGERA; encoded by the exons ATGGCTCGTACGAAGCAGACCGCCCGCAAATCCACCGGCGGGAAGGCGCCCCGGAAGCAACTCGCCACCAAG GCGGCTAGGAAATCGGCCCCTACGACCGGCGGCGTGAAGAAACCCCATAGGTATCGTCCCGGGACGGTCGCTCTCCGTGAGATCCGCAAGTACCAGAAGAGCACGGAGCTCCTCATCCGTAAGCTGCCGTTCCAGCGGTTGGTTCGCGAGATCGCACAGGATTTCAAGACGGATCTGCGCTTCCAGAGCCACGCCGTCCTGGCGCTTCAAGAAGCTGCGGAGGCGTACCTGGTCGGGCTCTTCGAAGACACCAATCTTTGCGCCATACATGCGAAGCGCGTGACGATCATGCCAAAGGATATTCAGCTCGCTCGCCGGATTCGAGGCGAACGCGCTTAA